In the genome of Pelmatolapia mariae isolate MD_Pm_ZW linkage group LG4, Pm_UMD_F_2, whole genome shotgun sequence, the window GTCCTCTTCTACCCAGTTCAGCAAGTGCCAGGCAGCCTCCATGCCAAGCGTTGTCGGTTTCCTGGAAGCTTCAGGATCAAAACGCATGCAAAGCATATCAAAACGCAGAACATTGCCCCTCTATGATGCTTGGCAGGGTAAGTAACAGAGAGAGCTGAAATGCCCCAAGCATGAATGTACCTGAAGCAGTCCAGCACTGATCCAACCACCTCATCTGCCAGCTCCTTGGGAAGCCTCCCAGTCACCCTCCCAATGCTGAGGGGTTAAACAACATAGATTACTGTAACACAACAACTCTTTCTCATGATCTGCTTTTGACATGTCAAAATACCAAAGACAAGTAGCAACATGGATGCATTTTTATAAACAGTTCAGGTTTTTCAAGTGTCATATGAAAGGTTTGTTACCCCTTTGCTGCAGACCAGCGCACGATTGTTTCCTTATCTTTCAGTCCCAATAGCAGATGTTCTGTAGAATAACATACacatcagatttttttattttattattattttttaattttttgtaaggacaaacattttaaattaattgGAGTCAGAAACTTACCAATGACAGTCTCCACTTCCTCGGGAATGTCGTAGTCCTCCTCCTGTTCTTTTGTCTCCACTTCAGAGGTCGCACCAGTACTGTCTGCAGCTGACTGGGACATGGAAAGGTTTGCTGCTAAGGATCGGCTGCCTCTCTGATACCTGAAAATTTTGCATATTACAAAAAAGCACACACAAGAAAtgcatttctgtgtttctgcttATTTTAAAAACTAGCTGGTACCAAATCTGACCTCCAAGCGGCCAAACGGGGCTTTAAAAAGGTAAGGCCGAGCCTCTGGGTTAATTTGACACCAAGCTTCCTCAGCATGGCCTCGGTGCTCTCTGACAGATGCTTCTTTTCCAGACACTGTAGAACTGCAGGAGCTGAGGAAATTTATCTATTAAATTTATTACATGAGCGAACACACAGGAATATATAAAGTTTGTGGAAATTAATACTTAGATTGAAATATTTTCCAGGTAGTGAAGCTATTAAACAATTAGTTAAACAACAATCACATGCCAGGTATACAAGAGACAGCATGTCAATGATATACTGAGAGGTATTTTCATATATAGGAAGACTTAGCTATCAATGACTATAGAGAGGTAACAGTTAAAATGTAAGCAAGGCCCGCTTGACATTTCACCAGTTGAAAACAGTTGGTGGATCATGAAACAAAAGATACCACAAAGAAGGCGCAGGACCAgttgagcagctagaatcctaTACCAGACAAGGATGGGAAAACATTCCTCTCCTAAAACTTCAGCAACTGGGCTCGTTAATTCTAAGACATTTAAAAGGGGGGATGCCACAGAGTGGTAAACATCATCCTGTTCCAGCCTTTCAGAGGAGTGTTGAtaccatcaaattcaaaatttcTTCATGGTGAACAAAATACAGGTTTATGAATCattgaattctgtttttgtttacatgtttcacAGTGTTCCACACTTTTGGGAATTGAGGTTGCCAATTCCCCAAACTGTGCAAATGCATCACAATAATGAactacaaatgtaaaaaaaaaaaagatctcaaGCTCCAgtgattctttttatttatttatttttgtccccAAAATGAGACCGTAGAGCAAAGTCTTGCTTTTTTACTTTGTGCATGAACAGAGAAAAGGAACCTACCATACTGCAAGAGGTCATCTCGTTTTCCATGCTTGAAGAGCTTTGCCTGTAAcatagtttgggtttttttttaaatgcagctggTACATGGCATAAGTCTCAATGCACTTTTAAGCATCTCCAATTAACCACAAAAACATGTAAGCTTGAGTTCTGAAGTCTTGAGACTAAATGCACAGAGCCAGTTTTGAACGCCCTAAGCAACACCTTGGCTCCAGGTTCATTTAGCAAACATTAAGTGCAAAGCGACGCTTTTTAAAACATGCTATACAAGTTTATGCGCCAATTATACAACATTCATGTGCATGCTTGTGGGATCCATTAGGTCACCTTAGATTAGTCAAAGTGATCTAAACATAGCTTATCAATGAAGGTGTAACATGGGAAAAAACGTCtgttgtcttaaaaaaaaaacaagaaacgtTTTGCTTAAATCATTAGATGAAATTGAATTAAGTCACTTGAAGCAAGAGATCCCACACACGCAGCAGGTGCATAACACACCTGCTAAAACCACACAGGCTATTGTGTGAAGCATACCAGTCATGTCAGCTCTTGTAAGTCCCCCTCGACAGGTTTTTATACACACAGACTACACTGTcttcaaacacacatacacacacagacaagtaTGCACACAACATACAGGCTTGAGTGTGAGTGTATATGTTTACCAGAGACTGCAGAGCACCATCCAACACCACAATGTTTCTTAATGAATGATCATTGGTCTGGGATATAGTGGTTAGATTCCAGTCCAAAAAGTCTCCGAGGCGCTTCTGCTTCACATCAGGGCGAGTCATGAACCTGCAGAGTCATGTAAAATAAGACAACACCATCAAAGACCAAATCTCTGACACTAAATATAACAAGAGCAATCTTGCCCTCTACTGGCTAAAGACCTGATTACAGATCAATAGTTTTAAATTGTTTGTTGGAATTTACTTAGAACAAATTTACTTAGAATCTGAGATATATTTGTAACCAGAGGCAAAATGCTTTAGTAATGATCTTGTATGGTTTtcaattaaaaacatattttcacaAACATAAAggtgcaaaattaaaaacatcgTAACCTTGTTTTTTAGCTTAGCTTTGAAGCAACACACtgtaattatttaaaataattaagatTATGGTCATTTGAAAAATATCCTGGTTTCCACTAGACTGAAAGTGACTATGATGTCAgcagcacctgaaacacacaccatATCTTAAATCTAATACTGCATGCTACACTCTCCACTCCAACACACAGATGTCTAATGGAACAAATACcagaaataatttattaaacagCAGGGGGAAACATTATAAGATCATAACAAACTAAGTTTAAAATACTAAGTCCATAAGAATTTGAACAATGTAATTCACTAAAAAGATTTTAAGTCAAAGAATCAACATGTGGTTGAACTGCAGACTTTCAGGTTTAACTCAAGGGCTTTGACAGAAATATTGCCTCGACAATATTACTACACTCTGCTCAGATTCAACCAAATGCAGGAAGACAGCACTTCACAGTGCAAATAAATAATGACCCTAACAGCCAAGTCAGAGGCGCTTGATCTCAACCCAACAGAGGCTGTTTTACAGTTTCTGAAGACAAACCTAAATgcagagagacccacaaacagGACCAATTGAAGgctgctgcagtaaaggcctggcagagccTCTCAAAGGAGGAAACTCAACATTGTTGCTTTTACACATcagcattaaaaacaatcattaCACTTAAAATTTGTTATGTCTAATTACTTTGGGGGCTCTGAAAAAGGATTGTATGCAGAAAATGGCTCTTATTCGAAAACAGTCTTGTTTGTTAAATcatttgaattaaagctgaaagtctgcacttcaatcacatcatAGTCCAAATtcttatggacctgactgtactAACAGTTTGTGATTTAGAAATCATTAATGGTTTTATTAGATGGCGGCGCATGCATCGAGGCCCAGCGTCtctttggattttgcaagtTTGCTGTGTTATACCAGCCCATTTCGGGTCTGTTCGTGCAGAACAGTTTCGCTTTTACATCTTACACCCAACAAGAGCTTTTGGATCTAGGATTACACAACTGTTTTATCAGCAACCTTTGATCATCCCGGAAATAAGAAGAACACTCGACAGGGTGCAGGCTGCTCGGCTGACCGGAAGTGCCTGAAGACGGCGCAGAGACCGTAAACAAAGGTGTGGGAAACGCGGAGGGCTAACAACTAAGCTAAGGCTAACACAGCACCGGCCCCACCTCACAAACCATCCTACCGGTTGTTTCTGCGCATTTGCACAACACAAACTTAAGTGCCAAACTGTCCTGCCTTTATGAATATGAGATGgaagcatactctgatgggtAAAGTTAAGTGGCAAACTGTCCTACATACTTAAATTTATGCTGGAATTATtttgtgacagcagaaatgtacGTACAGTAGGACAGTTTGCCAAAGGAGGACTGGCTTTCTCTACCCGGCATTTTCCTCGCTAATGTGCGGTCTCTGGTGAATAAAATGGATGAGTTACGACTGTGGATCAACGACAACAGGACACTCATGGATTGTAATGTCATGATACTCACGGAAACATGGCTACCCGGTGGAATAGCAGGCAACGCTATCGAGCTAATCGGACGCGACACTCCCCTTGCGGACAGAACAGCTGATGATCATTTATGTCAACAAGGCTTGGTGTATGAACTTTGTCATTGTTGGAAAGTACTGCTCAGCTGACCTAGAGTATCTCATTGTTAAGTGTAGACCGTTCTTTCTGCCAAGGGGGTTCACCTCCACCATAATAACAGGTGCATATATCCTACCCAGTGCTAATGATAAGCTTGCTATGAGCGAAATCCATGCGGCCATTAGCAAACAACAACCTGCACACACTGAGGCTGCATTTATTGTAGTAGGTGACTTCAACCACTCCAACCTAAAGACAGTATTAGCTAAATTTTATCAACATGTCTCCTGCCACACAAGAGGGGACAAAACCCTGGACCATGTGTATACAATTGCAATTCTTTTTATGAtaacatattttattctattgtatatagcattttattctattctatagtATATAGTATCTTATTCTTATTATCTTATCCTACTCCagtgtttttcttaatttttgctaCTGTAACTTTAGACTGTTCACTTTCTGCTGTGGtacaacaaatttcccacgtgtgggactaataaagatTATCTTATCTTACAAACATTGTTGGAGCTTACACGGTAACGCCCCTCCCCCACCTGGGACAGTCTGATCACCTTTCTTTGTTTCTCCCCCGAATATTCACCGCTCATCAACCATGTGAAACCAAGACAATCAAAGTGTGGCCAATGGGAGTAGGTTATGTACTCTACGACAGGTTTAAAAACATGGACTGGAGCATGTTTACCTCTCAGGTATGTTACTAAGAACACTGTTTAACTTTAAGTTTCTGTGTGGTATTTGTCCACTTACTTTGATACCAATACAGATGCAGCATTTCTTGCACTGTCGCTCACAACTAGATAAGactgtggaagaaaaaaatagtgCGATTATTCATActgtttaaaaatacaaaaacacataccgtattatgcaaatttgaaaaaattgacaaaaatcTTAAATGACAAGATTAAATCAAGTGCCAATATCATGCTGCTGGATTTTCTTGTTAAGGAATCTCTGGTGGATCAGTTTGTACAGGAAGGCATATATATCATCAAAAATCAAGCCGCAACCACTACATAGCGATTCCTAAAGTGTGGGCCGGGACCCCCTGGCGGGATGCAAAAGTATTGTAGTAATAGAAATTCACTTTAAAATTACTCACAGGTATGTACAGTTACATATTTCTATAAATTAGtttatgtatataaaaaaaacattaaaactggtAATATGAGATGGTTTACTTCCTTATTCTGACCTAAATTTACTGCTCTTGCACTGAAGTTTGTGTCTCAGTGGAAGGTGGGTCACACATTGGCCTTAGCACTTTACATATGACTGAGTAGCATTAGCTATCTATAACCAACAgcctttgttatgttttttaaataagtttttCAAGGAAACACatcactttcttttttattttgatttgagTTAAAATTTAAGACTAAGTGGGCTCCTTGCGATTCTCTTTTTTAAGTAGGCCCCAGCACTCTTGACTTTGGCAATGACTGtgccaaaacataaaaacatcataTCCAATTGGTATAACTAACCTTGGCAATAGCTAGAATGCGATCCATGACAGGCTCTCTAGCCTTACCACCATCTGACTCGAGGTGGCCATCCAGACGAGAAAGATCGAATGGTATGAGGCAGGTCATAGACAGCCATAACAACAACATGTACCGAGTTTCCCAAGTCTggaacaagtaaataaataaagatcaaAACAATATACACTATTGCCTATAGGTATATGTAACTGATGCATCAGTGTGAAGCTATTATTTTTCCCTTTAAACTAAAGCCTCACCTCAGAGTCACTGGGATCCTGTCTGGACATCAGGTCCAGAACTGGCTGGACATCGGCCACCTCATGAGGAAAAAGCTGCATGAAAATTTTATAGCCTCTGACCTAAccagaaataaacaaacaacgtGCAGGATTAGTGAATTTGCTGCATAAGACATGTGAGAGTGCAATCACCATTGCGGCTTTTATTCAGTGCAGTCAGGAGGTTTTTTTTATGAGAAAACTGACCTTGCAGATTATGTAGAGGAACTTGAAACACAAATGAACCAATGAAGGTGGAGACTTTTCACTCTTTATAAAGTCCAGTATCATATTTAACATCcattctaaaataaaaaaaaaggaacaaaataaGGAAATAAGTGTTTTTATAAGCTGAGTGATTTTACTTATAAATAAGCTGTTGTAGTGTACCTAGATGAGGGTCCAGCAGATGAGGCTGCTCTTGATATCTGTTCATTATTACTGCAGGGAGAAATTAGCAGACCATCACGTCTCCAAACCAATCACTTAAAATTGCTTATCTTGGGAAAGCTGATTTATTTGTGACCGTCTCACCTAGGAACCTCTCTGTAGTAGACTCCCTTGGCCCCAGGTCTCCGTGGACCTCCGGCAGGCTGGAGATGAGGGCTGTGGTCTCGCCTCTCTCACTGAAGCTGCCCAGCACACAAGTCTGGACAATAGCGTCcgcctctcctcctccttcaccaccgGAAAACCCATTCTCCGTCTCCGATAGAGCCATTCTCGCAGACCTTTAGCACGAGTATCTGTTGCAAGTTATGACAGGTTAGCTAGCTAATATTAGCATTTGTGCCAACAAATAAAAGTGGAAAGGTGGAAATTATTCCAGGAAACTGgtgaatttaattaaaacataTACTGATAAGATGCGTAGGCGGTTCAGAGAGTATACGCGCGAAATATGGCAGCTCTCAAAATTACATAAACTTCACTGGACACAACTATTGTTGATGTCTATAAAGATGCAGCTAGCTGTTGTACTCGTACCCCGCCCCGGTACGGCAAGCGAGATGGCTCACGTGGTTCACATGGGCGGAAAGAAAAGTCACAGGTCACGTGTTCTCTAGACCGTATTAATGCAGGATATGTTTACTAACCATTTACTAAACAGTTATTTAGGCTGCTGTGAAGTTGACCTAATGATGAAACATTTCCATCCAAATGggagtgtttttctttcccatgcCTCCATTCACAGGGAATTAAGGTGTGTAAATCTAGTGTGTAAAGGTTTTCACACTAGATAAATAACACATTCAGCAGGTCTGGAAAACACAATGGATTCGCTTAGGTTTTATTACTGGTTATACCATGCACAACAAGGGCTTGCAATGACTCATTGTTATACAGGGATATTTTGTAGGTGTAGTTAGTATGCCAACCTTTATTCCATTCGTAGCCATTCTACAATAATgtagatataatataaaacattgCATCCATAGTGAAAGTCAGATTCTGGTTTGTTCTACGTGCTTATAAAGAATTCCTCAAtattaacataaataaataaaaaacaataatttttaaGTTGGGTCATTGGTGTGTAGTACAGACTTCTGATTTGcaaattttgtttaatttatgtCTATAAACAAACTACACTTAATTCACTGTAACACCTTGTGCAAAATACAGAATTTATTTGCAGattctgttttaaatattagGAAGCAGGACAGTGTCAGATGAGCTGGCAGGATGCAACTGTTTTTGCTATGTTAGGTCAGTATTTTCTACACAGTACAGAAGACATTAAAGTGTTAGATGTGTTGTTTAGTGTCTTCACACACTGTTTTTGGTCAAATAAGCAAAATCGCATAATACTTCAATTTAAGACTGCAATGCTTTCTAAGAGTGCCTGTGAGTGTGTTTATTTCAGCAGGGTCTTCATAACTCTTATGGAAGAACCTTTGTAACCACCACCAAAGTGGTTCCAGTGATTCAGGTAGTGGAAGAGTTGGTAAAGCTGGTTCCTCTTTGCAAATCCTGGTGCTTGGGGAATCTTGCTGTGGTATGCAGAGTAAAAAGCGCTGTTGAAGCCACCAAACATCCCGGCAATACCCAACTCAAACTCAGAGTGGCCGTAGAAGGAAGCAGGATCGAAGATGACTGGGCCGTCTGCACACTCTGCCACGTTTCCTCCCCATAAATCTCCATGTAGGAGAGCAGGGACTATCTCCACATCTTTGAAGAACTGAGGGATCTTCAGCTGGAAATAAGAGACACAACATGCACATTACAATGCTGATACAATCATAATGTCTTGGGCAAAATATGTTTAATTTCAAACAGGATCAAAGGGAGGTTGCACCTGTAACTCAGCCCATAGTTCTCTGGTCTCCCTGTCTCCATACGATTTCTCCACCATGTTAAGCTGGTGCTGTAGCCTCTGCTGGGTGTAGAATGGCACCCAATCACTCTGCCATTGATTGTCCTGGAGAggtaagaaagagaaaaaactgtGATGCTGCTGAAATTCACTTTAGCATCTTGAAGATTTGGAGACCAAACATTTGTAACACAACTTAGAGACACCAATACTGTACACCTTCCCCTAGAATGCAGACACAGTATATAGACACGTATACATTGGCTTTACCTGTGGCAGATATCCACAGCATGTAGTTACATGGAAGCCAAATTTTTCAACAGCAGCCACATCTGACTGCCCCGCTCCTTTTCCTGCATATATAGCCGTAATATTAATAAACAGTAATCACAAACGTTTTACCTTAAATATGACACAGTTCATTATTAttcattggtgtgtgtgtgtgtgtgtgtgtgtgtgtattatccACATTGTGGCATCCTAAAATTAAGTTAAACTGAATTACCCACTGTCTGTTgctctttatttaatttttccagTTGTTTCTTGTTGTGAAGATGCAGATCTGCCATCTTCTCTCCTAGCTGTTTTGAGTACCTGCTCattgtgtttaaaaataaagtaagtcattgaaaaaatattttgctcagtgtttctaaaactaaattcatctgcccaaattctgctttaaactgcactaaagaaaaaaatgtagtcAAGAGCTCTCTTACTTGCTAAGACTGTTCATGTCCAGATGTTCCATCACAAATACAGAGCCTCCCGTGTCAAGCTCAATCACCTTTATGGGCTTGGGGACTTTCACAGTTTCTGTCTTTACAATAGCCTCCAGACTGGCCATTTCTCCATCAAACATCAGTTTGGCCTGGATAATTTAAAGACAGGACAACACTGTCTGGTAAACACAAGCTTCAGTAAATGTGAATTTTTGCATTGTTCTCCACTCCACAACATCTACACAAAGTCCACGGACAGTAGTGTGGTGCAGCTGCTGGATCATGTCTTATTCACTTAAGTCCCGAGTTCAGCACACGCCGAAAGCCGATCATGAACTGAATGACACAacagttaaagaaaataaaaaactaacaaTGACAAATACCTCACTCTTGTGATTTATCTTTACAAACACTTTCCCAGTGTCAGTATGATAACTCTGTCCCTCGCTGATGCATCCACCTCCAACATGACCAGCTGATTTCAGCATGGTTGTCCCCAACTCCTTCTTTAACTGAGCTTCCATGATTATTTATCATCAGTTCCAGGACAGTTACAGCAGGACTAAAACCAACTACGCATCGCAAATGCGGGTATGAAAGTCTTTCTGACAGTTTCCGTTGCGGCAGCCAACCAGGACTTTGTCCCGAAGCAGGATCTTGTTTTTCTTCCGTTATCTAAATAATGATTGAGTAGTAGCCAATCGTAAACAAGTCTGGGTTGATTGATTTCTACTTTGCCCAATAGTTGCGACGTTTGTCCGGTCACGTGAACGTCGCCATGGTGCCAAGTGAGGCTACAGCTATACGCTACGAGTTTTACTATGGTTCTGCAGAAAAACCGGCATGACCAGCAGAGAAATGTGTTTACTCCTCGGAGCGACCGGTGTTGGAAAGACGTTGTTGCTCAAACGTCTACAGAATATCCTTTGTGGCCATGTGAATTTCTTTGACGTAAAAGGAAATACTACCAAATAGCTTAATTAGCTAACTAATTTAGCCTATGAGCTTGTGTAGTACTTCAGTTGCTAAGTAATGGACGACCAGGGTCTGTATATCGCCTTTCCCAATTGCCAAATGTCGATACCcagtgttattttattttgcatcgGTATGTGTACAAATTCATTTTCATAATAAGACCTCTAAGAGAGATTATTATTACAATGTAGAAGCTATGATAGCCCTTATTAGTTTGGAAATTCGCATTACAGCAGAAATTAGTGCTGTACTGTAATGTGAAATTGTCAGTGGTCAGAAAGtggataataacaataataattagaATTATATAAAACAATAGGAAACATGTACAAGGGTAGAAGAAGTATAATTTAAATGTGTGTACATATATGGCGCAGTGATAAAATATAACATCTTTAGATGCCTAGAAGCAACAAAACAGAGCCCCAGATAATGCTAATAGAAGACGGAGTGTTGAAAACAGTTGCACACTGTGATTTATCAGTACccaatgtgtgcatgtgtaagtATACATGTGTTTTACTGCTGCGGCTCTGCTGGATGGAAAGACCTCCAATATTGCTCCTTTACGCACCATGGGTCCAGCAGCCTGAcgctgaaggagctgctcagtgctgtaaGAGtgtcctgcatggggtgggaggtgTTTAGCTACCATGCTACCTGTCACTTACTACCTCCACTGGATCAAGAGGGCATCACGTTGGCACTCTTGGTCTACCTGTTTCAATTCTTTTTGTCCCCAGTAGAGATACTGCTGCCCCAACAGACCAACACCATTACAGATTCCTGTTGGAACCACAGAGTCATAAAACGTCTTCAGGAGCTTCTACTGCACTTCAAAAGTCCTTGGCATACTTACCAGATACAGCCTGCTCTGTCCTTTTTTGTAAATAGCATTTGTGTtgtgagcaatgttccctctaatttttcacgtgtctgagcgaacacacaaactccctgagcgatcccttggaccactgtgagcaacagtaGACGTGgtcactgtggtcacgccagcattgaatccatccaagttaaattaaaataaccgcatttacatttatgttagactacttttaattaactgctttagcccacttacaatgaaatttttttttttttttaactcttgtcatgacctgtgtagtatgttaacactattggaagtaaaaataacttgaactccaattttgaaaacaaaactttgcttcttctttttttttttttttgataaagctctgacttgtattatgagtattggtcgacatggttcatttttccaccaataggaaagggtggggttttttgtggttttgtttttgctcacaggcggagagtgcttttgagcgttttccttataaaacgccgtttttaccgtttcttcccgcagtaaatataaacaacgatagtattcaggaagaaaaccaaacattgcatatatttttatcataactctggttctacgtggcctatcaacacaatttaaaaactggtataaagtccacactttttccgtcaattgttccgtctgtcctgctcacatttCCAATGgctgtacacgttgtcattaacgtggcttcaactccacatcagcc includes:
- the fn3krp gene encoding ketosamine-3-kinase — translated: MEAQLKKELGTTMLKSAGHVGGGCISEGQSYHTDTGKVFVKINHKSEAKLMFDGEMASLEAIVKTETVKVPKPIKVIELDTGGSVFVMEHLDMNSLSKYSKQLGEKMADLHLHNKKQLEKLNKEQQTVGKGAGQSDVAAVEKFGFHVTTCCGYLPQDNQWQSDWVPFYTQQRLQHQLNMVEKSYGDRETRELWAELQLKIPQFFKDVEIVPALLHGDLWGGNVAECADGPVIFDPASFYGHSEFELGIAGMFGGFNSAFYSAYHSKIPQAPGFAKRNQLYQLFHYLNHWNHFGGGYKGSSIRVMKTLLK